A stretch of the uncultured Bacteroides sp. genome encodes the following:
- the topA gene encoding type I DNA topoisomerase yields the protein MQKNLVIVESPAKAKTIEKFLGKDFKVLSSYGHIRDLKKKEFSIDIENNFEPKYEVPTDKKKLVSELKAEANDSETVWLASDEDREGEAISWHLYEVLGLKPENTKRIVFHEITKTAILKAIEQPRDIDLNLVNAQQARRILDRIVGFELSPVLWKKVKPALSAGRVQSVTVRLVVEREREIQAFKVDAAYRVTAIFMVPDQDGKFVEMKAELARRLKTKEEAKAFLETCKDATFTIEDISMRPLKKSPAAPFTTSTLQQEAARKLGFTVAQTMSVAQKLYEAGKITYMRTDSVNLSDYAVAGSKDAITNIMGEEYVKLRHFETKSKGAQEAHEAIRPTYMDKQVVDGTSQEKKLYDLIWKRTIASQMAEAELEKTTATIILNNASEKFVAVGEVVKFDGFLRVYKESFDDDNEQEDESRLLPPMKKGQVLERKDITATERFTQHPARYTEASLVRKLEELGIGRPSTYAPTISTIQQREYVVKEDREGVERSYQHLLLADSSLVETVKTETVGAEKSKLFPTDVGTVVNDFLTEYFPDILDYNFTASVEKEFDEVADGEKQWTETMKDFYSKFHPSVERTLATKTEHKVGERMLGEEPATGKPVSVKIGRFGPVVQIGSADDEDKPRFAQMKKGQSMETISLEEALELFKLPRTLGDFEDKTVVIGTGRFGPYIRHDAKFISLPKDVDPMEIVLDEAIELIKAKRIAEAQKIIKTFEEEPELQILNGRFGPYIAYKKTNYKIPKDVVPQDLNLATCLEIIRLQDEKPATAKRGRYAAKKK from the coding sequence ATGCAAAAAAACCTTGTTATTGTCGAGTCTCCGGCCAAAGCTAAAACAATTGAGAAATTCTTAGGAAAGGATTTTAAAGTACTTTCCAGCTATGGGCACATCAGAGACCTGAAGAAGAAAGAGTTTAGTATTGATATAGAGAATAATTTCGAACCCAAGTATGAAGTCCCTACTGACAAGAAAAAGCTTGTAAGCGAGTTAAAGGCTGAAGCAAACGATTCGGAAACTGTATGGCTTGCTTCCGATGAGGACCGCGAGGGAGAAGCTATTTCATGGCATTTGTATGAAGTTTTGGGATTGAAGCCTGAAAATACAAAACGAATTGTTTTTCATGAAATTACTAAGACTGCAATATTAAAAGCTATTGAGCAACCAAGAGACATTGATCTCAATCTGGTGAATGCCCAGCAAGCCCGACGTATACTTGATCGAATTGTTGGTTTTGAATTATCTCCCGTTCTTTGGAAGAAAGTAAAACCCGCCTTGTCTGCCGGACGTGTACAGTCTGTAACTGTTCGTCTTGTAGTGGAACGTGAACGCGAAATTCAGGCTTTTAAAGTTGATGCGGCTTATCGTGTTACTGCTATCTTCATGGTTCCCGACCAGGATGGCAAGTTTGTGGAGATGAAAGCAGAGCTTGCTCGTAGGCTAAAGACTAAAGAAGAAGCTAAAGCTTTCCTCGAAACTTGCAAAGATGCTACTTTCACTATTGAAGATATAAGCATGCGCCCCTTGAAGAAGAGTCCGGCGGCACCTTTTACTACTTCAACATTGCAACAGGAAGCTGCTCGTAAACTTGGATTCACTGTGGCTCAGACTATGTCAGTAGCACAGAAACTTTACGAAGCTGGGAAAATTACATATATGCGTACCGACTCTGTGAATCTGTCTGATTATGCAGTTGCCGGAAGTAAAGACGCTATCACAAATATCATGGGTGAAGAGTATGTGAAACTTCGTCATTTCGAGACTAAGAGCAAAGGTGCTCAGGAGGCTCATGAGGCAATCCGCCCTACTTACATGGATAAACAGGTTGTTGACGGTACATCTCAGGAAAAGAAACTTTATGATCTGATTTGGAAACGTACCATTGCTTCACAAATGGCTGAGGCTGAACTGGAGAAAACTACAGCTACCATCATTTTAAATAATGCATCTGAAAAGTTTGTTGCGGTAGGTGAGGTTGTTAAATTCGACGGTTTCCTTCGCGTTTACAAAGAATCTTTCGATGATGATAATGAGCAGGAAGACGAAAGCCGCTTGCTTCCTCCTATGAAAAAGGGACAGGTGCTCGAAAGAAAAGATATTACTGCAACCGAACGGTTTACTCAGCATCCGGCACGCTATACAGAAGCTAGTCTGGTTCGTAAACTTGAAGAACTGGGAATTGGTCGTCCATCTACATATGCTCCAACTATTTCAACCATTCAGCAACGTGAATATGTGGTGAAGGAAGATAGAGAAGGAGTAGAACGTTCTTATCAACATCTGTTGTTAGCTGATTCCTCTTTAGTGGAAACGGTTAAGACGGAAACTGTAGGAGCTGAGAAGTCTAAACTGTTCCCAACGGATGTGGGTACTGTTGTAAATGATTTCCTTACTGAATATTTCCCTGATATCCTTGACTATAATTTCACGGCAAGTGTGGAAAAAGAGTTCGATGAGGTTGCTGATGGCGAAAAGCAATGGACGGAAACAATGAAAGATTTCTATTCAAAGTTTCATCCTTCTGTTGAGAGGACTTTGGCTACTAAAACAGAACATAAGGTGGGTGAGCGTATGCTTGGAGAAGAACCAGCTACGGGTAAGCCTGTTTCAGTGAAGATTGGCCGTTTTGGGCCGGTTGTTCAGATTGGTTCGGCTGACGATGAAGATAAACCTCGTTTTGCTCAGATGAAGAAAGGACAGTCAATGGAGACTATTTCGCTTGAAGAAGCACTTGAACTGTTTAAACTTCCTCGTACACTGGGTGATTTTGAAGATAAAACGGTTGTGATTGGTACTGGTCGTTTTGGCCCATATATACGTCACGATGCTAAGTTTATTTCTCTTCCTAAAGATGTGGATCCAATGGAGATTGTTTTAGATGAGGCTATTGAATTGATAAAGGCAAAACGTATTGCTGAGGCACAGAAGATTATCAAGACATTTGAAGAGGAACCTGAACTTCAGATTCTGAACGGTCGCTTTGGCCCTTATATTGCTTATAAGAAGACAAATTATAAGATTCCTAAAGATGTAGTTCCTCAGGATCTGAATTTGGCTACGTGTCTTGAAATAATTAGATTACAGGATGAAAAGCCCGCTACAGCTAAACGTGGACGATATGCTGCCAAAAAGAAATAA
- a CDS encoding TonB-dependent receptor, producing MKQINNVLFAAAFLFLSLSAAAQTAKTAKKDSTLNRVVIVEKEYNPDIMDASKVNVLPKVQEPSVSKKKIEYNTSVLPFSAFSDVMKPVTSNLDQEKAKRGYARLGYGNNGNVDAKVNYLFNLSKRDQLGASASLDGMNGTLKLPEIFETTYANRNWKSRYYRTTLDVDYQHQFDKLTFDAALNLGADNFNYHPFMDAANVLYPIATDKQHHSKWSLHAGIASFDKSLPLQFKAETDFLSFKQSYPDELGESIWRTKGDVFGAISADQRVGIKAEMDNVFYQKGTFKDYTSLQMNPYYTFSDDLWKLRVGAHVDFSSGKGKTLQVAPDLEAQYLFSKSYVAYMKIGGGRELNDFRRLESLNPYIFFEQLDDSYNQLDASLGLKANVGNGFWFDVFTGYSMVTDDLCFDNVILNLFNVAKPYVETADTKHFYIGSNLKYNYRGIADLSLKGTYYSWKDSEAAWMLMKPKFDLQLNANVKVLPELTINAGYKYTSRNNVISQFVTMPALSPSGQFTVGTLPVIIGTRHKLDPVSDLNLGATYSLFNGVSIFARINNLLNQRYQYYYSYPAQGVNFLGGVSFQF from the coding sequence ATGAAACAAATAAATAATGTGCTGTTTGCCGCAGCTTTTTTATTCTTATCGCTTAGTGCGGCAGCCCAGACTGCTAAGACAGCCAAGAAAGATTCAACGCTTAACCGTGTAGTTATTGTTGAGAAAGAGTATAATCCGGATATAATGGATGCCTCTAAGGTGAATGTGCTTCCTAAAGTGCAGGAACCTTCAGTGAGTAAAAAGAAGATAGAATATAATACTTCAGTGCTTCCTTTTAGTGCTTTTAGTGATGTGATGAAGCCTGTGACATCTAACCTGGATCAAGAAAAGGCTAAGAGAGGATATGCCCGTTTGGGATATGGTAACAATGGAAATGTAGATGCTAAAGTTAATTATCTGTTTAATCTGTCCAAGCGTGACCAACTCGGTGCGTCTGCAAGTCTGGATGGAATGAATGGTACCCTGAAACTGCCTGAGATATTTGAAACTACGTATGCTAACAGGAACTGGAAGTCTCGTTATTACCGTACAACGCTGGATGTAGATTATCAGCACCAGTTCGATAAACTGACCTTTGATGCTGCTTTGAATCTTGGAGCTGATAATTTCAATTATCACCCATTTATGGATGCTGCCAATGTACTTTACCCTATTGCAACGGATAAACAACATCATTCAAAATGGAGTTTGCATGCAGGAATAGCCTCTTTTGATAAGAGTCTGCCATTGCAGTTCAAGGCTGAAACTGATTTTCTCTCTTTTAAGCAATCATATCCTGACGAACTGGGCGAAAGCATTTGGCGTACAAAAGGGGATGTTTTTGGGGCGATTAGTGCAGATCAGCGTGTGGGCATAAAAGCCGAAATGGATAATGTGTTTTATCAGAAAGGTACTTTTAAAGACTATACTTCTTTACAGATGAATCCGTATTATACTTTCTCTGATGATTTGTGGAAGCTGAGAGTTGGAGCACACGTAGATTTCTCTTCTGGGAAAGGAAAGACTTTACAGGTTGCTCCTGATTTAGAAGCGCAGTATCTTTTTTCAAAGAGTTATGTTGCTTACATGAAGATTGGCGGAGGAAGAGAACTGAATGATTTCCGCCGACTGGAATCATTGAATCCTTATATATTCTTTGAGCAATTGGACGATTCTTATAATCAGCTGGATGCTTCTTTAGGGTTAAAAGCAAATGTGGGAAATGGGTTCTGGTTTGATGTCTTTACCGGATATAGCATGGTTACAGATGATTTGTGCTTTGATAATGTGATTTTGAATCTGTTTAATGTTGCAAAACCTTATGTGGAGACGGCTGATACCAAGCATTTTTATATTGGTTCAAATCTAAAATACAATTATAGAGGTATTGCTGATCTTTCTTTAAAAGGTACTTATTATTCCTGGAAGGATAGTGAGGCTGCATGGATGTTGATGAAACCTAAGTTTGATTTACAATTGAATGCGAATGTAAAGGTTCTGCCCGAACTCACCATTAATGCGGGATATAAGTATACTAGTCGTAATAATGTGATATCTCAGTTTGTTACGATGCCTGCTCTTTCTCCTAGTGGACAGTTCACTGTTGGTACACTTCCTGTTATTATTGGAACCAGGCATAAACTAGACCCAGTTAGTGATTTAAATTTGGGCGCTACTTATAGTTTGTTTAATGGTGTATCAATCTTTGCTCGTATCAATAATTTGTTAAATCAACGATATCAATATTATTATTCTTACCCTGCTCAAGGCGTCAATTTTCTTGGTGGAGTAAGTTTTCAGTTTTAG
- a CDS encoding tetratricopeptide repeat protein, which yields MRIRRTLLVFQFVCGSPILVTAQQSSPITSYVRSFENGKDLFQQKNYSSARQILNTFVQQKEDADLLQEAEYMIVCTSYELDEKNRIAELRRYLNKYPDSRYANRINALIASAYYFDKNYEEAVTLFNQCNPDQLNNEECQDVTFRMAMANLKKGDLVQSATWLRTLQHVGTKYSADCVYYLAYIDYTNKEYDSALKGFLSLKGSPTYDELAPAFIGEIYLKLKRYEDAAKEAQLCIDRYPHSLGIAQIQRILGESYYYTSQYSKAVEAFNQYLASTELPSREALYLLGLSYYETNVYSQAAETLGKVVSVNDALTQNAYLHLGFSYLQSVEKSKARMAFEQAASSDFDLKVKEKALYNYALCIHETSYSAFGESVTVFERFLNEFPSSVYAEQVSDYLVEVYMNSKSYAAALKSIEKISRPGTRIMEAKQNILFQLGTEGFANADFAKAIGYFDRSLEIGQYNAQTKADTYYWRAEAYYRQEKFAQAGQGFQNYLQLTQTKNTEMYSLAHYNMGYINFKQKNYSTALSWFLKYTAQSNIQDQKTVLSDAYNRIGDCYFYSREFATARKNYAKAAATDPSAGDYALYQDAFVAGLQKNYTEKVLLLNQLMQKYPSSQYLDNALYERGRAYVMQGSNQQAIASFKELLDRFPSSEMSKVAASEVGLLYYQNDNYDLAIQAYKKVITDYQGSDEARLAMRDLKSIYIDLNKVNEFVAFSQTVSGIGAIDVTEQDSITYQAAEKVYMKGNAENAKKSFTAYLQSFPTGAFSLNAHYYLSAIFADQKNTAAALEHSAKVLEYPNNQFSEEAMVINAGLLMDEKKYQDALPVYKRLKEKASTADNLSLAQTGILRSAYMAGEQKDVVVAATELLSNKKLTPELVSEATYYRAKAYLSLKEDKSALKDLQTLAKDTRTLYGAEAKYLLAQLYFSTGENALAEKEVLNYIDQSTPHAYWLARSFVLLSDIYVSMNKKLDAKQYLLSLQQNYTEKDDIQEMINSRLTKLK from the coding sequence ATGAGAATAAGAAGAACTCTGCTTGTATTTCAATTTGTTTGTGGCTCCCCCATATTGGTTACTGCTCAGCAGTCCTCACCTATAACTTCTTATGTTCGTTCATTTGAAAATGGGAAAGATCTTTTTCAGCAAAAGAATTATTCGTCTGCCCGTCAAATACTGAATACATTTGTTCAGCAGAAAGAAGATGCTGATTTACTTCAAGAGGCAGAATACATGATTGTATGTACCTCTTATGAACTGGATGAGAAAAATCGTATTGCTGAACTTCGCAGATATCTGAATAAGTATCCCGATTCACGTTATGCTAACCGCATAAACGCCTTAATAGCTTCTGCTTATTATTTCGATAAGAATTATGAAGAAGCGGTTACTTTGTTTAATCAGTGTAACCCTGATCAGTTAAATAATGAGGAATGCCAGGATGTAACTTTCCGCATGGCAATGGCTAATCTGAAAAAAGGAGATCTGGTTCAGTCGGCTACCTGGTTGAGGACTTTGCAACATGTGGGAACAAAATATTCTGCCGACTGTGTTTATTATCTGGCTTACATTGACTATACAAATAAAGAGTACGATTCTGCACTGAAGGGATTCCTTTCATTAAAGGGAAGCCCAACTTATGATGAGTTGGCTCCTGCATTCATTGGCGAGATTTATCTGAAACTAAAGAGATATGAAGATGCTGCGAAAGAGGCTCAACTATGCATTGACCGATATCCTCATTCCTTGGGAATAGCTCAGATTCAACGCATTCTGGGAGAATCTTATTACTATACTTCCCAATATTCAAAAGCGGTAGAGGCATTCAATCAATATCTTGCTTCAACGGAGCTTCCTTCACGGGAAGCACTTTATCTGCTTGGCCTTTCCTATTATGAGACAAACGTATATTCTCAGGCTGCCGAGACTTTGGGTAAAGTAGTTTCTGTAAATGATGCTCTTACTCAAAATGCATATCTACACCTTGGCTTCTCTTATCTGCAGTCGGTAGAAAAGAGTAAGGCACGAATGGCTTTTGAGCAGGCTGCTTCTTCCGACTTTGATCTGAAAGTAAAGGAGAAAGCGCTTTATAACTATGCTTTGTGTATTCACGAAACCTCATATTCAGCCTTTGGTGAGTCGGTTACTGTTTTTGAACGCTTTCTGAATGAATTTCCTTCTTCTGTGTATGCGGAACAGGTGAGCGATTACTTGGTGGAAGTTTATATGAACAGTAAAAGTTATGCTGCCGCTTTGAAATCTATTGAAAAGATATCACGTCCCGGTACCCGTATCATGGAAGCAAAGCAGAATATCTTGTTCCAATTGGGTACGGAGGGCTTTGCCAATGCTGATTTTGCAAAAGCGATAGGTTATTTTGATCGTTCGCTTGAGATTGGTCAATATAATGCACAGACTAAAGCGGATACTTATTACTGGAGAGCTGAAGCTTATTACCGTCAGGAGAAGTTTGCTCAGGCCGGACAAGGTTTCCAGAATTATTTGCAGCTAACTCAGACAAAGAATACTGAGATGTATTCACTGGCTCATTATAACATGGGCTATATTAACTTTAAACAAAAGAATTATTCCACAGCATTGAGCTGGTTCTTAAAATATACTGCTCAGAGCAACATCCAAGATCAGAAAACAGTGTTGTCTGATGCTTATAACCGTATTGGCGACTGTTATTTCTATTCCAGAGAGTTTGCCACTGCCCGGAAGAATTATGCGAAAGCTGCTGCAACAGATCCATCGGCTGGTGACTATGCTCTTTATCAGGACGCCTTTGTGGCCGGATTGCAAAAGAACTATACCGAGAAAGTTTTGCTACTGAACCAGTTGATGCAGAAATACCCTTCTTCACAGTATCTTGATAATGCTCTTTACGAAAGAGGACGGGCTTATGTGATGCAGGGAAGTAACCAGCAAGCTATTGCTTCATTTAAAGAATTGCTTGATCGATTCCCATCTAGTGAAATGAGTAAAGTAGCGGCAAGTGAGGTTGGACTTCTATACTATCAGAATGACAATTACGATCTGGCTATTCAGGCTTATAAGAAGGTTATTACTGATTATCAGGGAAGCGACGAGGCGCGCCTGGCTATGCGTGACTTGAAATCTATCTATATTGATCTGAATAAAGTAAATGAATTTGTAGCTTTCTCTCAGACGGTTTCCGGAATAGGAGCTATTGATGTGACTGAACAGGATTCTATCACTTATCAGGCTGCCGAAAAAGTTTATATGAAAGGAAATGCAGAGAATGCAAAGAAGAGTTTTACTGCTTATCTGCAAAGTTTCCCTACCGGTGCTTTCAGTCTCAATGCTCATTATTATCTGAGTGCTATCTTTGCTGATCAAAAGAATACAGCAGCAGCGCTGGAACATTCTGCTAAAGTATTAGAGTATCCGAATAATCAGTTCTCAGAAGAGGCTATGGTTATTAATGCCGGCCTTTTGATGGATGAAAAGAAGTATCAGGATGCTTTGCCGGTTTATAAAAGGCTAAAGGAAAAGGCTTCTACGGCAGATAATCTCTCTCTTGCACAAACAGGAATTCTTCGGAGTGCATATATGGCGGGAGAACAAAAGGATGTTGTTGTTGCTGCTACTGAGCTATTATCTAACAAGAAACTTACGCCGGAACTTGTAAGTGAGGCTACTTACTACAGAGCCAAAGCTTACTTGTCTTTAAAGGAGGATAAATCGGCCCTCAAGGATCTGCAAACGCTGGCAAAAGATACCCGTACACTGTATGGTGCTGAAGCAAAATATTTATTGGCTCAGCTTTACTTCAGTACAGGCGAGAATGCTCTGGCTGAAAAAGAGGTATTGAATTACATTGATCAGAGCACTCCTCATGCTTATTGGCTGGCTCGTAGCTTTGTACTTCTTTCGGACATCTACGTATCGATGAACAAGAAGCTGGATGCAAAACAATATTTGCTGAGTCTGCAACAGAACTATACCGAGAAGGATGATATTCAGGAGATGATAAACAGCAGGTTGACAAAACTAAAATAA
- a CDS encoding NUDIX domain-containing protein, with product MHPLSQFGFCPKCGSSHFEENNVKSKRCRDCGFVYYFNPSSATVAFILNEKNELLVCRRAKEPQKGTLDLPGGFIDMGETAEEGVTREVLEETSLKVDKTTYLFTLPNIYIYSGFPVHTLDMFFLCEVNDCSEFDAKDDVADSFFLPLDQINPEEFGLDSVREGVVRFVSSRSI from the coding sequence ATGCATCCATTGTCTCAGTTTGGCTTTTGTCCTAAATGTGGTTCTTCTCATTTTGAAGAGAATAATGTGAAATCAAAAAGATGTCGTGACTGTGGTTTCGTCTACTATTTCAATCCTTCATCGGCTACCGTTGCTTTTATTTTGAATGAAAAGAATGAGCTGCTGGTATGTCGCCGTGCGAAAGAGCCCCAAAAAGGAACGCTTGATTTACCCGGAGGGTTTATTGATATGGGTGAAACAGCCGAAGAAGGTGTTACCCGGGAGGTATTGGAAGAAACAAGTCTGAAAGTGGATAAAACAACCTACTTGTTTACTTTACCTAATATTTATATCTATTCCGGTTTTCCTGTACACACGCTGGATATGTTTTTCCTTTGCGAGGTAAATGATTGTTCTGAGTTTGATGCAAAGGACGATGTTGCCGATTCTTTCTTTCTTCCTTTAGATCAAATTAATCCCGAGGAGTTTGGCTTGGATTCTGTCAGAGAAGGGGTTGTTCGGTTTGTTTCTTCCCGATCTATTTAA
- a CDS encoding adenosine kinase, translating into MDKIIGLGNALVDVLATLKDDEILNEMGLPKGSMQLIDETKLQQINDRFSQMKTHLATGGSAGNAILGLASLGAGTGFIGKVGNDKFGEFYRENLIKNNIEEKLLTSDLPSGVASTFISPDGERTFGTYLGAASSLTANDLTLDLFEGYTYLFIEGYLVQDHEMILRAIELAKESGLQVCLDLASYNVVENDLEFFTLLINNYVDIVFANEEEAKSFTGKEPLEALAIIAEMCSIAIVKIGAKGSYIKKGTEEVHAKAIPVDKVVDTTGAGDFFAAGFLYGLTCGYGLQKCANIGSVLSGNVIQVVGTSMPKKQWDEIKLNINTIISK; encoded by the coding sequence ATGGATAAAATTATAGGTTTAGGCAATGCCCTTGTAGACGTTCTTGCAACATTAAAAGACGACGAAATACTAAACGAAATGGGATTACCCAAAGGTAGTATGCAACTTATTGATGAGACTAAGCTTCAACAGATTAACGATAGATTTTCTCAGATGAAAACGCACCTTGCCACTGGTGGTTCTGCCGGAAATGCAATCTTAGGACTGGCTAGCCTTGGTGCAGGAACAGGTTTCATAGGAAAAGTAGGAAATGATAAATTTGGAGAGTTTTATCGCGAAAATCTTATAAAAAATAACATCGAAGAGAAATTACTCACCAGTGATTTACCTTCCGGAGTAGCTTCAACATTCATTTCACCGGATGGCGAAAGAACATTTGGCACTTATTTGGGAGCAGCTTCTTCACTTACAGCAAATGATCTTACTCTTGATTTATTTGAGGGTTATACCTACTTATTCATTGAAGGATACCTGGTACAAGATCATGAAATGATTCTTCGTGCCATTGAACTAGCTAAAGAATCCGGATTGCAAGTGTGCCTTGATCTAGCCAGCTACAATGTAGTTGAAAATGATTTGGAGTTCTTCACTCTTTTAATCAATAACTATGTAGATATTGTTTTTGCCAATGAGGAAGAAGCTAAATCTTTCACCGGTAAAGAACCCCTGGAAGCTTTAGCTATTATAGCAGAGATGTGCAGTATCGCAATCGTTAAAATTGGAGCGAAAGGTTCATATATAAAGAAAGGTACAGAAGAAGTACATGCCAAAGCTATTCCGGTTGATAAAGTTGTGGATACAACAGGTGCCGGAGATTTCTTTGCTGCCGGATTCCTTTACGGATTAACCTGCGGATATGGACTGCAAAAATGTGCTAATATTGGTTCTGTTCTGTCCGGAAACGTTATACAGGTAGTAGGAACCAGCATGCCAAAGAAGCAATGGGATGAAATAAAGTTAAATATTAACACAATTATTTCCAAATAA
- a CDS encoding S41 family peptidase — MKKFLVKKTAILAGVILLGLTFSSFKGDNKNFQVAKNLDVFNSIFKELDMFYVDTIKPDKSIKVGIDAMLEALDPYTEYYAEEDMGDLNLMIKGSYGGIGSVISFYKSRVVIDEPYEGMPAAKAGLKPGDALLEIDGKDLKGKSVAQVSEQLKGQIGTSFILKVERPGVKKPLEFKLMRESIQIPAVPYYSVEANNTGYIQLSSFTGKPAKEFKDAFLALKKQGITSLIIDLRNNGGGLLDEAVEIANMFLPRGTEIVATRGKMKQWDRTYKTTHEPIDPNIPITVLVNNGSASASEILTGAFQDLDRAVIMGTRTFGKGLVQTTRNLPYGGSLKLTTAKYYIPSGRCVQALDYKNRNEDGSVGRVPDSLTTVFHTAAGRQVRDGGGILPDVEIKAEKIPNILYYLTMDKIFFEFANTYCQKHSTIPSAKDFALTNEDYNDFKVLVNKSNFKYDRQSDKVLKNLKEVAEFEGYMDDASEEFKALEKKLSHNLDRDLDHFSKDIKSLISTEIVKRYHYQKGAIAQQLKNDDELVKAIELLKNTEKYKGILSTVKASSPQTASTQTK, encoded by the coding sequence ATGAAAAAGTTCCTTGTTAAAAAGACTGCTATCCTGGCCGGAGTTATTCTGCTGGGGCTTACCTTTTCCAGCTTTAAAGGTGATAATAAAAACTTTCAGGTAGCTAAGAACCTGGATGTCTTCAATTCCATTTTTAAAGAGTTGGATATGTTTTATGTGGATACCATCAAGCCAGACAAAAGTATTAAGGTAGGTATAGATGCTATGCTTGAAGCGTTAGACCCCTACACAGAATACTATGCCGAAGAAGATATGGGCGACCTTAACCTCATGATTAAAGGAAGTTATGGAGGTATTGGTTCTGTTATTTCTTTTTATAAAAGTAGAGTTGTTATTGATGAACCTTACGAGGGTATGCCTGCGGCAAAAGCCGGATTAAAACCTGGTGATGCTCTTTTGGAAATTGACGGAAAAGATTTGAAAGGTAAATCTGTGGCTCAGGTAAGTGAACAATTAAAAGGACAGATAGGAACAAGTTTTATTCTTAAGGTGGAACGCCCCGGAGTGAAAAAGCCTCTTGAATTTAAGCTAATGCGTGAATCTATTCAGATTCCTGCCGTACCATATTACAGTGTAGAAGCCAATAACACCGGTTACATTCAACTTAGTTCTTTTACCGGGAAGCCTGCCAAAGAGTTTAAGGATGCTTTCCTTGCTTTGAAGAAACAAGGAATTACTTCATTAATTATAGACTTACGCAATAACGGCGGAGGATTACTTGATGAAGCCGTTGAAATAGCAAACATGTTTCTCCCAAGAGGTACAGAGATTGTTGCCACCAGAGGGAAAATGAAACAATGGGACAGAACTTATAAAACAACTCACGAGCCTATTGACCCCAATATTCCTATTACCGTATTAGTAAATAACGGATCAGCCTCAGCTTCAGAGATTCTTACCGGTGCATTTCAGGATTTAGATCGTGCAGTGATTATGGGAACAAGAACTTTTGGAAAAGGACTTGTGCAAACCACCAGAAATCTGCCTTACGGAGGTAGTCTTAAACTTACTACAGCTAAATATTATATTCCAAGCGGACGATGTGTTCAGGCCCTAGATTATAAAAACCGCAATGAAGACGGAAGTGTGGGACGTGTTCCCGATAGCCTCACCACTGTATTCCATACTGCTGCAGGCAGACAAGTTCGTGATGGAGGAGGTATTTTGCCGGATGTGGAAATCAAAGCGGAAAAGATACCGAACATCCTTTATTATCTGACAATGGACAAAATATTCTTTGAGTTTGCCAACACCTATTGCCAGAAACACTCAACAATTCCTTCAGCTAAAGATTTTGCATTGACTAACGAAGATTACAATGATTTCAAAGTCCTTGTTAACAAGTCTAATTTCAAGTATGACCGTCAAAGCGACAAGGTACTTAAAAACCTGAAAGAGGTGGCAGAGTTCGAAGGATACATGGACGATGCTTCCGAAGAATTCAAGGCACTGGAAAAGAAACTGAGCCACAACCTGGACCGCGACCTGGACCATTTCTCAAAAGATATCAAATCATTGATCTCAACAGAGATTGTTAAGCGCTATCATTACCAGAAGGGAGCAATTGCTCAGCAGCTTAAAAATGATGATGAGCTGGTAAAAGCTATTGAGTTACTCAAAAATACGGAAAAATATAAGGGCATCTTAAGCACAGTTAAGGCAAGTTCACCTCAGACCGCTTCAACTCAAACAAAGTAA